A region of the Neptunomonas phycophila genome:
CGTCATACCTTGGTCAGCTTCGTTCCACATGATCGCTTTCATGCGAATCAAGTCGACAACGCCTTTAAACTCGTCTTCAGCACCAATCGGGAAGTTGATTGGTACAACGTTTGCACCCAGACGCTTCTTCAACTGGTCAACAACCATAAAGAAGTCAGCACCAGCACGGTCCATCTTGTTAACAAATACCATACGTGGAACTTCGTACTTGTTAGCTTGACGCCATACGGTTTCAGTTTGAGGCTGAACGCCTGAAGAAGCACATAGAACAACTACCGCGCCATCAAGTACACGCAAAGAACGTTCTACTTCGATCGTGAAGTCAACGTGCCCTGGAGTATCGATGATGTTTACGCGGTGGTCTTCAAACTGCTGGTTCATGCCTTTCCAGAAACAGGTAGTAGCAGCAGACGTGATAGTAATACCACGTTCCTGCTCCTGTTCCATCCAGTCCATCGTAGCCGCACCGTCGTGTACTTCACCGATTTTATGAGACAAACCAGTGTAGAAAAGTACACGCTCGGTAGTAGTTGTTTTACCAGCGTCTACGTGAGCAACGATACCGATGTTACGGTAACGTGTAATAGGAGTTTTACGAGCCACAACTCAATCCTCTGGGTTTAGAAGCGATAGTGAGCAAAAGCTTTGTTAGCTTCAGCCATACGGTGCACGTCTTCACGTTTCTTAACAGCAGCACCACGACCTTCAGCCGCATCTAATATTTCGCCAGCTAGACGCAGAGCCATGGATTTTTCACCACGCTTACGAGAAGCATCAACTAACCAACGCATAGCTAAAGCCATACGACGAGAAGGACGCACTTCGCAAGGAACTTGGTACGTAGCACCACCCACACGGCGTGATTTAACTTCCACAGCCGGCTGGATGCTTTCTAGTGCCTTGTCGAACAGTTCGAGTGGTTCAGATTTAGCGCGCTCTTCAACTTTGTCGAGTGCACCGTACACGATACGTTCAGCAACAGATTTCTTACCGCTGACCATAACGTGGTTAATGAATTTTGCCAGTGTAATGTTACCGAATTTTGGATCCGGCAGTATTTCGCGCTTCGCAGCGACACGTCTTCTAGGCATGATAAGCCCTCTTCTAATAATTAAAGGTCTTCAGGAACTTCAGGCAGATTTCTACTACCTGACCTTACTCTTACCGTGTCCGGCCTAGCTAAAACTTAGTACTGGTCTTTAAGAAACGGAGCCACTACTACTTTCAAGCCCACCGAGCAACTAACGGTGATTAAGACTTAGGACGTTTTGTACCGTATTTAGAACGGCCCTGTTTACGATCGTTGACACCTGAACAGTCAAGTGCGCCACGAACTGTGTGGTAACGAACACCTGGCAAGTCTTTTACACGACCGCCACGGATCAATACAACACTGTGTTCTTGCAAGTTGTGACCTTCACCGCCAATGTATGAAGATACTTCGTAGCCGTTCGTTAGACGAACACGGCATACTTTACGAAGAGCCGAGTTTGGCTTCTTCGGAGTAGTAGTGTAAACACGCGTACAAACACCGCGACGCTGAGGGCAAGCCTGAAGGGCTTGTGCGTCACTTTTTTGTACTTTGCGCTTACGTGGCGAGCGAACCAATTGGTTAATTGTTGCCATTAAGCAAACTCCACGTTTTCACGTTTGTTATAAACACCAAAACCGGATTCTAAAAAGAACCCGGCACTAAGGGGGCGGAATTTTAATCAATTCCGCCCTACTTCGTCAATCTTTGATTAAAAATTAATCAGAGCTAGACATTGAGGCATTCAGCGCTGCTGTCAACGCTTCTTGTACCTCTTCTGCGCTCACTGTCTCAGTTCCCTGCGACAATGCACGCTTACGCTTACGTTCTGAGTGATAAGCCAAACCAGTACCGGCTGGGATTAATCGACCCACAACAACGTTTTCTTTTAGTCCGCGCAAGAAGTCTTGCTTACCAGTAACCGCACCTTCCGTTAATACACGAGTGGTTTCTTGGAAAGAGGCTGCTGAAATAAACGACTCTGTTGCCAACGATGCTTTAGTAATACCTAACAACACACGCTCGAACTTAGCTGGGATCTTACCAGCCGCTTCTAGCGCTTCGTTTTCAGCAATTACCGCTGCGTATTCAACCTGTTCACCTGGGATCAGTGTTGAATCGCCCGCACTTGTTACTTCAACTTTACGCAACATTTGACGAACAATAACTTCAATGTGCTTATCGTTGATGATTACACCTTGGAGGCGATAAACCTCTTGGATTTCATTAACGATATACTCAGCAAGACGCTCTACACCCAAGATACGTAAAATATCATGTGGGTTAGATGGGCCGTCAGAGATAACCTCACCTTTAGCAACCGTCTCACCTTCGAATACGTTCAAGTTACGCCATTTTTGAATCATCAATTCAAACGGCTCAGCATCCGGGGGCGTGATTACCAAGCGCTTCTTACCTTTGGTCTCTTTACCGAACGTCACTGCACCAGTGATTTCAGCAAGGATAGAAGACTCTTTTGGCTTACGCGCTTCGAACAAGTCAGCTACACGTGGTAGACCACCGGTAATATCCTTGTTGACCGAACCTTCTTGAGGGATACGCGCCAATACATCACCGATAGACACTTTCGCGCCATCCGCTAAGTTGATGATTGCTTTAGCAGGCAATAGGTATTGAGCAGGAGAATCAGTACCCGCGTAGTTAATATCGTTACCTGCAGCATCCACCAACTTGATCATTGGGCGAATATCTTTACCCGCTGCTGGACGGTCTTTAGCATCCAACACTTCGGTAGTCGATAGACCTGTTAGCTCATCAATTGTCTGCTTAACGGTAATACCATCTTCCATACCAGAGAAGACAACAGTACCTTCCACCTCAGAAATGATTGGGTGGGTATGCGGGTCCCAGTTAGCAACGACAGCACCGGCATTAACAGCATCGCCGTCTTTAACGCCAATAACTGCACCATAAGGAAGCTTATAACGCTCACGCTCACGGCCGTGCTCATCGGTAATACCCAGCTCACCAGAACGCGATACCGCCACTAACTTACCTTCCGGCGTTTCAACAAACTTCAAGTTGTGTAGACGAACTTCACCGCCGTTCTTAACTTGAACGCTATCAACAGCCGCTGCTCGAGATGCCGCACCACCGATGTGGAACGTACGCATTGTTAACTGTGTACCTGGCTCACCGATAGATTGAGCAGCAATAACACCAACCGCTTCACCTGGGTTAACCTGGTGGCCACGTCCCAAGTCACGACCGTAACACGACGCACAAATACCGAAGCGTGTATCACAAGTAATCGCTGAGCGAACAAGAATTTCATCGATAGACGAGTAGATCTCATCGTTAGTTAAACGCGCTACCCAAGTCTCATCAATCAGTGTGCCTTTAGGAATCAAGACATCAGATCCTGTTGGATCTAATACATCAGTCGCTACAACACGACCCAACACTCGATCACCCAAGCCAACAACGATATCGCCGCCTTCAATCATAGGCTGCATTACAAGGCCGTTCTCTGTACCACAATCATGTTCAGTTATAACAACGTCTTGCGCCACATCGACCAAACGACGAGTCAAGTAACCTGAGTTAGCCGTCTTCAATGCCGTATCGGCCAAACCTTTACGAGCACCGTGAGTCGAGATGAAGTACTGAAGTACGTTCAAACCTTCACGGAAGTTCGCAACGATTGGCGTCTCAATGATAGAGCCGTCTGGCTTAGCCATCAGACCACGCATACCCGCCAACTGACGAATCTGTGCAGCACTACCCCGGGCACCGGAGTCAGCCATCATATAAACCGAGTTAAACGACTCTTGCTCAACCTCATTACCTTCACGGTCAATGACCATGTCAGTTTTCAAGTTTTCCATCATGCGCTTAGCCAACAATTCGTTAGCACGCGACCAGATATCGATAACCTTGTTGTATTTCTCGCCTTGCGTTACCAAACCATCAGCGAACTGACGCTCAATATCTTTAACTTCTGCATCAGCTTCACCAACAATAGTCGCTTTCTCATCAGGAATAACGAAATCGTTAACACCGATAGACGAACCAGAAACAGTCGCCTGGCGGAAGCCCATATACATGAGTTGGTCAGCAAAAATAACCGAATCTTTCAAACCACAACGACGGTAAGCTTCGTTAAGCAAACGCGATATGGCTTTTTTCTTCATCGCTTGGTTTACCAACTCAAATGGCAGACCTTTAGGCACGATAGAATAAAGCAGAGCACGACCAACCGTTGTTTCTTTAACTTCTGTTACTTCTGTCTCGTTACCTTCAATATCACGGATAACTTCGTGAATACGCACTTTAATTCGTGCTTGAAGATCAACCTGCTTAGCACCGTAAGCACGCTCAATCTCGTCGAGATCAGAGAAGACCATGCCTTCACCTAGCGCATTGATACGGTCACGAGTCATCCAGTACAAGCCCAAGACTACGTCTTGTGAAGGCACAATGATTGGCTCACCGTTTGCTGGTGAAAGAATGTTGTTCGTAGACATCATCAAAGCACGCGCTTCAAGCTGAGCTTCAATCGTCAATGGAACGTGAACCGCCATTTGGTCACCATCGAAGTCGGCGTTGTATGCCGCACAAACCAATGGGTGCAATTGGATGGCTTTACCTTCAATCAACACAGGCTCAAACGCTTGGATACCCAAACGGTGAAGTGTTGGTGCACGGTTAAGCAGCACTGGGTGTTCACGGATGACTTCATCCAAAATATCCCAGACTAATGGTTCTTCACGCTCAACCATTTTCTTAGCCGCTTTAATCGTGGTTGCATAACCACGTAACTCAAGCTTCGAAAAGATAAATGGTTTGAATAGTTCGAGCGCCATCTTCTTAGGAAGACCGCACTGATGTAGGCGCAAGTATGGGCCTACCACGATAACCGAACGACCCGAGTAGTCGACTCGCTTACCCAACAAGTTCTGACGGAAACGGCCTTGCTTACCTTTGATCATGTCAGCCAAAGATTTCAATGGACGCTTGTTTGAACCAGTAATAGCACGACCACGACGACCGTTATCAAGTAGCGCATCGACCGCTTCTTGCAACATACGTTTTTCGTTACGTACGATGATGTCCGGTGCATTCAGGTCTAATAAACGCTTAAGACGGTTGTTACGGTTGATAACACGACGATATAGATCGTTAAGATCCGATGTCGCAAAACGACCACCATCAAGAGGAACCAATGGACGCAAGTCTGGCGGAAGAACCGGCAGAACAGACATCACCATCCACTCTGGCTTGTTGCCAGACTTGTAGAAGGATTCGCATAATTTAAGACGCTTAGAAAGCTTTTTGATCTTAGTTTCAGAGTTAGTTTGCGGTATTTCTTCACGCAACATCTGAATTTCTTCTTCAAGATCAATTGATGACATGAGCATCTGTACCGCTTCGGCACCCATGCGCGCGTCAAATTCATCACCAAACTCTTCTAATGCTTCGAAGTATTGCTCATCATTTAGCAACTGGCCGCGCTCAAGCGTGGTCAAACCTGGCTCAATAACAACAAATGATTCAAAGTAAAGAACACGTTCGATGTCACGTAGCG
Encoded here:
- the rpsG gene encoding 30S ribosomal protein S7; this encodes MPRRRVAAKREILPDPKFGNITLAKFINHVMVSGKKSVAERIVYGALDKVEERAKSEPLELFDKALESIQPAVEVKSRRVGGATYQVPCEVRPSRRMALAMRWLVDASRKRGEKSMALRLAGEILDAAEGRGAAVKKREDVHRMAEANKAFAHYRF
- the rpsL gene encoding 30S ribosomal protein S12, with product MATINQLVRSPRKRKVQKSDAQALQACPQRRGVCTRVYTTTPKKPNSALRKVCRVRLTNGYEVSSYIGGEGHNLQEHSVVLIRGGRVKDLPGVRYHTVRGALDCSGVNDRKQGRSKYGTKRPKS
- the rpoC gene encoding DNA-directed RNA polymerase subunit beta': MKDLLNLLKSQGQNDEFDSIKITLASPEMIRSWSFGEVKKPETINYRTFKPERDGLFCAKIFGPVKDYECLCGKYKRMKHRGVICEKCGVEVTLTKVRRDRMGHIELASPVAHIWFLKSLPSRIGLMLDMTLRDIERVLYFESFVVIEPGLTTLERGQLLNDEQYFEALEEFGDEFDARMGAEAVQMLMSSIDLEEEIQMLREEIPQTNSETKIKKLSKRLKLCESFYKSGNKPEWMVMSVLPVLPPDLRPLVPLDGGRFATSDLNDLYRRVINRNNRLKRLLDLNAPDIIVRNEKRMLQEAVDALLDNGRRGRAITGSNKRPLKSLADMIKGKQGRFRQNLLGKRVDYSGRSVIVVGPYLRLHQCGLPKKMALELFKPFIFSKLELRGYATTIKAAKKMVEREEPLVWDILDEVIREHPVLLNRAPTLHRLGIQAFEPVLIEGKAIQLHPLVCAAYNADFDGDQMAVHVPLTIEAQLEARALMMSTNNILSPANGEPIIVPSQDVVLGLYWMTRDRINALGEGMVFSDLDEIERAYGAKQVDLQARIKVRIHEVIRDIEGNETEVTEVKETTVGRALLYSIVPKGLPFELVNQAMKKKAISRLLNEAYRRCGLKDSVIFADQLMYMGFRQATVSGSSIGVNDFVIPDEKATIVGEADAEVKDIERQFADGLVTQGEKYNKVIDIWSRANELLAKRMMENLKTDMVIDREGNEVEQESFNSVYMMADSGARGSAAQIRQLAGMRGLMAKPDGSIIETPIVANFREGLNVLQYFISTHGARKGLADTALKTANSGYLTRRLVDVAQDVVITEHDCGTENGLVMQPMIEGGDIVVGLGDRVLGRVVATDVLDPTGSDVLIPKGTLIDETWVARLTNDEIYSSIDEILVRSAITCDTRFGICASCYGRDLGRGHQVNPGEAVGVIAAQSIGEPGTQLTMRTFHIGGAASRAAAVDSVQVKNGGEVRLHNLKFVETPEGKLVAVSRSGELGITDEHGRERERYKLPYGAVIGVKDGDAVNAGAVVANWDPHTHPIISEVEGTVVFSGMEDGITVKQTIDELTGLSTTEVLDAKDRPAAGKDIRPMIKLVDAAGNDINYAGTDSPAQYLLPAKAIINLADGAKVSIGDVLARIPQEGSVNKDITGGLPRVADLFEARKPKESSILAEITGAVTFGKETKGKKRLVITPPDAEPFELMIQKWRNLNVFEGETVAKGEVISDGPSNPHDILRILGVERLAEYIVNEIQEVYRLQGVIINDKHIEVIVRQMLRKVEVTSAGDSTLIPGEQVEYAAVIAENEALEAAGKIPAKFERVLLGITKASLATESFISAASFQETTRVLTEGAVTGKQDFLRGLKENVVVGRLIPAGTGLAYHSERKRKRALSQGTETVSAEEVQEALTAALNASMSSSD